The DNA sequence TTGTTCACAGAAATCAACCGCTTTACTTTCAACCCAGCGGGCCTCAATGCCGGTAAGAAAGATTTGGATCAGGGCGGCCTTAAGTTCATCCCGTGTCATCCTGCGCCCAATGAACTTGAGTGTGGGGATAACCAGACGGACAAGACGTTGGGTAAAGACACGTTTCCCAAAGGCAAAATACAAAAAAGGGACAAAGCTGTCTCGCTTGGTGAGTGTGCCATCAAAGTCAAAGACGGCGAGAGGTTGACTTGTCTTAATAATAGTAACCATCACGTAATGTGCTCATTCAACTGTCACATGTGTACTGTTCCCACATCGGGAGATTTATTCTGTCTCACAAACTGCGCTGGCTCAACGCTAAATTTCTTTACCGACGTTGTTGCGTGACCTGCTCCCCGTTGATTAATACACACCGATGTGAGTAATGTCTTCATAAGCCACATGAGGACATCCCCATGAAGAAGCGTTTTTCCGACGAACAGATCATCAGTATCCTCCGCGAGGCTGAGGCCGGGGTTTCTGCCCGTGAGCTCTGCCGTAAGCACGCCATTTCCGACGCCACCTTTTACACTTGGCGTAAGAAGTATGGCTGTAGTGGTCAACAAAAACTGGCCACAGCGTTAGAGTTTTTCCAGAACAATCGTTCTGATTCATTCGGCGTCAAACCACCATTATATTGATGGGGTCTGAGCTGGCTGTAATATTCCGTGATGTAGTTCGTTATCGCTGCGCTGGCTTCACTAAAGTTGGCGTATCCATTATTCGGCACCCACTCTGTTTTCAGGCTTCTAAAAAAACGTTCCATCGGGCTGTTATCCCAGCAATTCCCCCGGCGACTCAGGCTTTGCTTTATCTGATATCTCCACAGTAATTGTCTGAAATTTCTGCTGGTATAGTGGCTACCTTGATCCGAGTGATACAGCAAATTAGAGGGTTTTCCTCGCGCTTCCCAGGCCATGGACAGCGCTTTCGTTGTCAATGCAGAGTCCGGGAAAAATGACATCGCCCAGCCAACTGGTTTACGAGAAAACAGATAAAGCACAACGGCTAAATAAGCCCAACGTTTACCTGTCCAGATATACGTCACATCACCACACCAGACCTGATTAGGTTCTGTTACTGCAAACTGGCGCTCAAGATAGTTGGGGATCTCTACGTGCTCCTTAGACGCCTTCTTATATCGATGGCCGGGCTGCTGACAACTGATGAGATTAAGTGCTTTCATCAGCTTTGTTGCCCGCCAGCGACTCAGTTTTACGCCTTTGGTTGTGACCCTCGCGGCAATATTACGTGCACCTGCAGAACCATGACTTTCGCGATAGCTTTCACGAACAAGACTGAGTAATACCACGTGTGTGGCATCAGGCTTCTTTGGTTGCCGCCAGTATTTATAGCTGCTGCGATGAACCCCAAACACATTGCACATAACGGCAACGGGAAACCGCGCCCTGAGTTTCTCAACTAATGAGAATTGTTCAGGGAGTCTGACATCAAGAGCGCGGTAGCCTTTTTTAATATATCCCTTTCCATTTCAACACGTTGAAGTCTTTTCTTCAGCTCGCGTATTTCAATCTGCTCAGGTGTCATGGGTGAAGCTATGGGTGATTTTCCCGCTCGTTCTTCTTTCAACTGGCGGACCCACTTATCCATCGTGGATTTGCCGACATTCATTGCCGTGGCAGCGGCGGCAACAGTGTAATGCTGATTCGAGTACAAGCTGGGCAGCTTCAAGGCGAAACTCAGGGCTAAAATTGCGTCTGTTACGTCCGGTCATAATGTCACCTGTTTTTGACTATGAGGCGATGATATCACCTCTATTCAGGTGGCCAAATTTAGTGTGCCACTACAGAAATAAGGTAAAACGTAACGCGTTGCAGTCATCTTTCGAGCGTTTGGGTGTACACCGAGTATCTGAAGGGGAGCGTTTCATTCAGGCAAAAGTGTATAGCACGCCATCAGGGATCGGGACGTTTCGACATATTCATGGCTATCTGGTCAAAGCATCAACACTGTATCGGGGAAACCGTATCCCTGATGAAAGTCGGTTGTTGATCCTTCCCTGATGTATGGCAATCTAATTGATTAGCAGGCTTATTTTTGTCTGTACACAGCAAAAAGTGCAGTTTTTATGCTCTGTAAATCGAAGGGAATGTCTATGCCAGATACGTCAATGACCTGGGAAGAACTGCTGGATGAATATTTCTTCTCTCACAATCTTCGACAAGTCACCGAAGACAGTTATGTGAAAGTGGTGAAGGGATTCAGGAAGTATATCGGTGTGGAAGTTTTACCCGACAAGATAACACACCGTGATGTGTTGAAATGGCGAAGACATACCTTAAAGGAACGCAAATTGTCCGCCAATACCTGGAATAACAAAGTGACGCACCTGCGGGCGCTATTTAATTTTGGGATAGAGGAAGGTTTAATTGAACAGGATAAAAATCCATTTAATGACGTCGCTGTTCAAAAAGACAAGAAGAAAAAGAAGACACTCACCCGGGAACAGTTGACGAAAATCTACCTGCTGATGCAACGAGTAGAGTCTGAAGAGTCTCATGCTCCCTGGGGACGCCGGTGTGCATTGTATCCAGCCTGGTACTGGCTTACTGTCCTCGATACTCTGCGCTATACCGGGATGAGACAGAATCAACTACTGCACCTCCGATTACAGGATATCAATCTCGATGAGGGATTCATCGAACTACGACTGGAGGGGAGTAAAACGCACAGGGAGTGGCGGGTGCCTGTCGTTCGTCAGTTGCGTGTCAGGCTGGCCCGTTTACTGGCGCAGGCAAAACTGGCCGGCGCCCGTCCGTTCGACATGTTATTTGATGTCAATCGCTTTGCACCGTCCCGGCGTCACCAGGACGAGTATCAGTATGATGAAGCCCAGGCATTACAGAGTACACGGTCGTTTTTCCGCCGACTGGCTCGGGACTGTGGATTCGCGGTGACGGCACACCGGTTCCGGCATACGCTTGCCACCGAGCTGATGAAAACGCCGGATCGTAATTTGCAGTTGGTTAAAGATCTGCTGGGGCACAGTAGTGTCAGTACCACGATGGAATACATTGAATTGAATATGGAAATTGTAGGGAGGACACTGGAGACTGAGCTGGCGTTACACACAGATATTTGCTTGGATAACCAATTACATGACTTGACAGTAATGTAGTTGGCTGTAACTATACACAGCGATCGAGAAAAGGGAATCTGCTGACACAGATTCCCTATCTTGAGGATTCAGTTCTTTGTTAAGCAGTGCAGCTTGTTGAACGCTATCTGCGCCGAAAACGATTCTATGACCGAACCCTGCGTTAACCGCCCGTTAAGGTTCTCACTCTTAACCAGCGTGCTTTGATGCAAATAAGTGGTGCCCGGACTCGGAATCGAACCAAGGATTCATTGCCACAACAATGAAATCACCGAATAACAGTAAGTTACCTTTACGCTTCGATTCTGAATGTACCACCGTTTTGTACCATATTCAAGGTAACGGTAC is a window from the Dickeya lacustris genome containing:
- a CDS encoding tyrosine-type recombinase/integrase, coding for MSMPDTSMTWEELLDEYFFSHNLRQVTEDSYVKVVKGFRKYIGVEVLPDKITHRDVLKWRRHTLKERKLSANTWNNKVTHLRALFNFGIEEGLIEQDKNPFNDVAVQKDKKKKKTLTREQLTKIYLLMQRVESEESHAPWGRRCALYPAWYWLTVLDTLRYTGMRQNQLLHLRLQDINLDEGFIELRLEGSKTHREWRVPVVRQLRVRLARLLAQAKLAGARPFDMLFDVNRFAPSRRHQDEYQYDEAQALQSTRSFFRRLARDCGFAVTAHRFRHTLATELMKTPDRNLQLVKDLLGHSSVSTTMEYIELNMEIVGRTLETELALHTDICLDNQLHDLTVM